A segment of the Pseudomonas serboccidentalis genome:
CGATCCCGAACTGGCCCGCGCCACTCTGTTCGCGTTCAACGCGCTGCATAAACAGGACGTGCGCATGGTCCGCGAAGTGGCGCTGGATGCGTTGCTCGAACGTCTGGCGCTGCACCTCTATCGGCGCCCGCAATCATCCGCCACGCTGCGTGCGCCGCTGATTGCCCGGCAGGCGCGGGACTACCTGATGGCCTACCACGAGCAGGACATCAGCCTGCACACCCTGGCCGAAGTCTGCGGCACCGACCGCTTTCGTCTGACTCGGGCGTTCAAGGCAGCCTATGGTCTGGCACCGCATGCCTGGCTGATCCAGTTACGGCTGATCCGTGGCCGGCAATTGCTGGCCGCCGGGGTGCAGCCGGTGGACGTGGCGAGCAGGCTCGGTTTCTCCGATCAAAGTCACTTGGGCCGCTGGTTCGTGCGCGCCTACGGCATCACGCCGGGTGCCTATCAGCAGCGTGCCATCGGCACCTTTCGACGCTGAACAAACGTTCAAGACCACAGCGCTGCGCAACCGCCACAGTAGGCCCTGACTTTCTACAGGGCCGTGCCATGCTTGCGTTCATTCTCTTTGCCTTCGTTGCCTCGATCACCCCGGGGCCGACCAATCTCATCGTGCTCAGTACCAGCGCCCGACGCGGCTGGCGGCCGTGCCTGCCGATCATTCTCGGTGCGGGAGCCGGCGCCGCGTCGTTGGTGTGGGTCGCCGGTGCGGGCGCGAGCACGCTGATGCTGCCCGGGGTGCGCCCGGTGATCAGTGTGCTTGGGTTGGGCTGGATGCTGTGGCTGGCGTGGCAGATTTTCACGGCGCCGGCCACGGCCATCGATCCCGCTGCCGGCGAGGAAAAACCCGAGCTGGGTTTGCTGGGCGCCGCGCTGTTGCAATGGGTCAACCCCAAATCGTGGATGATGGCGATTGCCGTGATCAGCGTGTTCACCGCTCAGGGGCAAGGGCTGAATGCGCTGTGCCTGGCGTTTTTTCTGGTGTCGTTACCGTGTCTGGCGCTGTGGGCGCTGCTCGGTCGAGGCGCGGCGCGCTGGCTGAGTAATCCGGCGCAGTTGCAGTGGCTGAACCGGATTCTCGCGGTGCTGCTGGTCGTCTCATCCGCCGCTGCGTTGCTGCACAGTTGAACTGACCGGCACCGACAACGTCGCGCACAACCCGCCCTCAGCCCGGTTGACCAAAGTAATCCGTCCGCCCAGGCGCAACGCGATGGTGTTGACGATGGTCAGCCCCAGGCCTGCACCGTTGGCGTTGCCTCGGCTGTAGAAACGTTCGAACAACCGCGCCCGATCCGCCTCGTCGATGCCCGGGCCCTGGTCTTCGACGCTCAGAAGGCACCAGCCGTCGACTTCGCTCAACTTCACAGTGATCACGCCGTTCTCCGGAGAGAAGTTGGCGGCGTTGGTGATCAGGTTGCTCAGGGCGATGTCGATGGCGGCGGTGCTGGCCATGACGTGCAGTGCTTGCTCGCTGTCTTCGAAGGCCAGTTCCAGGTGTTTGCTCAGTAGCCACGGCGTCAGTTGCACGAGGCAGTTGCGCGCGGTTTCGCTGAGGTCGATGCGTTGCAGCGGCGGCGGGTTGGATTTCGGTTCCAGGCGGGCCATGGTCAGCAGCTGGTTGACCAGCCGACTGGCGCGGTCGACGCCGGAAATCAGAAACTGCAAAGACTCGCGGCGCTCCTGTTCGGTGCCGGCCTCCAGCAGGTTTTGCGCATGCACCCGCAGCACCGCCAGTGGCGTACGCATCTCGTGGGCAGCGTCGGCGATGAAGCGTCGTTCGCGGCCGAGCACTTCCTGGATCTGTGCGAGCATGCGGTTGAGCGCCGCCTGCATCGGTTCCAGCTCGCTGGGCAGCGGCGTCAGTTGTAGCGGTTCCAGCGAGCCGCTGTGCCGGGCGCGCAGGGTCGCGGCCATGTCCGCCAAAGGTTTGAGGCCCCAGCCGATGGCCAGCCAGATCATCGCCGCGAGTATCAGGCTGCCCAGCACGTTCGGCCACAGGGTGTGACGCACAATGCGGTCGACCAGATCGGCACGCACATCGTCGCGCTCGCCGACCCAGATGCGCAGACCGTTCTGCGGATCTTCCAGCACGAAGGCGCGCCAGTGCCGGTTGTTCAAATCCACCACATCGCTGAAGCCCGGTTGCATCGGCGGTGCGGTGAACGACGGCGCACTGGCGGTGTGCACCAGCACCTCACCCTTGGGGTTCCACACCTGGAAAGCGATCTTGCTTTCGTACGGATGGCCGTCGATGCGTGGCTTGGCTTCGCTCAGCGCCTGATTGAACGCCTGATACAGCTGCGAATGTTCCCTGCTCGCCAGCGGCATGCGCATCACGCCCTGCAACAGGCGGGCGTTTTGCGCCAGTTGGGCGTCGTAGACTTCGGCGATTTCGTGGTTGCTGTCGTGCAGGTTGAACACGCTGAGCACAGCAAGACCGGTGAGCAGCAAACCGATGATCAGCGTCAGCGTGCGGCGACGGATCGAGGTCATCGACGCTCCTCCACCAGATAACCCACGCCGCGAACGGTGCGGATCAGGTCGGTGGAGAATTTTTTGCGCAGGTGATGGATGTGCACTTCCAGGGTGTTGCTTTCCGCTTCCTCGTTCCAGCCGTAGAGCAACTGGATCAGTTGGTCGCGGGTCATCACCCGGCCCGGCGGCGACAGCAGTTCGTGCAGTAACTGATATTCCTTGGGCGTCAGGGCCACCGGCTGACCCTGATAGCTGACTTGCTGAGTGCCGGGATTGAGGCTGATGCCGGCGTGCTCGATCAGCGCCTGGCCGCGACCGGCACTGCGGCGCAACAAGGCCCGCAGGCGCGCCTTGAGTTCGGCGAGGTCGAACGGTTTGACCAGGTAATCGTCAGCGCCGGCGTCCAGCCCGGCGATGCGATCTTCAGTGGCATCGCGCGCGGTGAGAATCAGCACCGGCAGGTTCGACCCGCTGTCGCGCAGGCGGCGCAGCACTTCGAGGCCGTCCATGCGC
Coding sequences within it:
- a CDS encoding ATP-binding protein; amino-acid sequence: MTSIRRRTLTLIIGLLLTGLAVLSVFNLHDSNHEIAEVYDAQLAQNARLLQGVMRMPLASREHSQLYQAFNQALSEAKPRIDGHPYESKIAFQVWNPKGEVLVHTASAPSFTAPPMQPGFSDVVDLNNRHWRAFVLEDPQNGLRIWVGERDDVRADLVDRIVRHTLWPNVLGSLILAAMIWLAIGWGLKPLADMAATLRARHSGSLEPLQLTPLPSELEPMQAALNRMLAQIQEVLGRERRFIADAAHEMRTPLAVLRVHAQNLLEAGTEQERRESLQFLISGVDRASRLVNQLLTMARLEPKSNPPPLQRIDLSETARNCLVQLTPWLLSKHLELAFEDSEQALHVMASTAAIDIALSNLITNAANFSPENGVITVKLSEVDGWCLLSVEDQGPGIDEADRARLFERFYSRGNANGAGLGLTIVNTIALRLGGRITLVNRAEGGLCATLSVPVSSTVQQRSGG
- a CDS encoding response regulator gives rise to the protein MRLLLIEDDIALGEGIHQALGREGYTVDWLKDGSSALHALLSETFDVAVLDLGLPRMDGLEVLRRLRDSGSNLPVLILTARDATEDRIAGLDAGADDYLVKPFDLAELKARLRALLRRSAGRGQALIEHAGISLNPGTQQVSYQGQPVALTPKEYQLLHELLSPPGRVMTRDQLIQLLYGWNEEAESNTLEVHIHHLRKKFSTDLIRTVRGVGYLVEERR
- a CDS encoding AraC family transcriptional regulator, with translation MSNWIDLAHDRETGIETLHAHFAGHAHAYDPHWHETYLIGFTEQGVQRFNSRRARHDSTPGKVFMLEPGDIHDGDAPSPDGFTYRMLYLQPAWLEQALDGLQLDGCAGGLPGIGNVLNDDPELARATLFAFNALHKQDVRMVREVALDALLERLALHLYRRPQSSATLRAPLIARQARDYLMAYHEQDISLHTLAEVCGTDRFRLTRAFKAAYGLAPHAWLIQLRLIRGRQLLAAGVQPVDVASRLGFSDQSHLGRWFVRAYGITPGAYQQRAIGTFRR
- a CDS encoding LysE family translocator — protein: MLAFILFAFVASITPGPTNLIVLSTSARRGWRPCLPIILGAGAGAASLVWVAGAGASTLMLPGVRPVISVLGLGWMLWLAWQIFTAPATAIDPAAGEEKPELGLLGAALLQWVNPKSWMMAIAVISVFTAQGQGLNALCLAFFLVSLPCLALWALLGRGAARWLSNPAQLQWLNRILAVLLVVSSAAALLHS